The alpha proteobacterium U9-1i genome includes a region encoding these proteins:
- a CDS encoding Rossmann fold nucleotide-binding protein Smf (involved in DNA uptake), whose product MKRTLARPEKIAWARLARTPRIGPVTFHQLISRFRSPNAALQNLPGLAALAPPSADLVEAEMSAVEQLGARLIASCEPDYPPLLAELDAPPPIIAIRGDAKLLARPTVALVGAREGSAAGLMLAERIAADLGEAGYVVVSGLARGIDAAAHKGALATGTAAVLAGGLDKPYPPQNYKLHEAICERGAVISEAPFGTVARARDFPRRNNIISGLSRAVVVIEAALRSGSLITARAAADQGRDVMAAPGSPLDPRARGSNALIKQGATLVESAEDVIAALETLGQAPRRLASAAPLFAAATPPAPGLAGKIAALLSPTPVHINDLARMLEQPAGVVAASLMELEMDGRAASLPGGFAATAGAAFR is encoded by the coding sequence ATGAAACGAACTTTAGCGCGCCCGGAAAAAATCGCCTGGGCCCGCTTGGCGCGTACGCCGCGCATCGGCCCCGTCACGTTTCACCAACTCATCTCGCGGTTTCGCTCACCGAACGCGGCGCTGCAGAACCTGCCAGGCCTCGCGGCCTTGGCGCCGCCGAGCGCCGACCTGGTCGAAGCTGAAATGTCAGCCGTCGAGCAACTCGGTGCACGCCTGATCGCCTCGTGTGAGCCCGACTATCCACCGTTGTTGGCCGAACTCGACGCACCACCCCCGATCATCGCCATACGCGGCGACGCAAAACTACTTGCACGCCCCACCGTTGCACTCGTGGGCGCGCGCGAGGGATCAGCCGCTGGCCTGATGCTGGCTGAGCGCATCGCCGCCGATCTTGGAGAAGCGGGCTACGTCGTCGTCTCGGGCCTTGCACGCGGCATCGACGCCGCCGCCCATAAAGGCGCGCTCGCCACCGGCACAGCCGCCGTCCTCGCCGGCGGGTTGGACAAACCGTACCCGCCACAGAACTACAAGCTGCACGAGGCCATCTGCGAACGTGGCGCTGTCATCAGCGAAGCGCCCTTCGGCACGGTGGCGCGCGCGCGTGACTTCCCGCGTCGCAACAACATCATCTCAGGCTTGTCGCGCGCCGTGGTCGTCATCGAAGCGGCTTTGCGTTCGGGCTCGCTGATCACGGCCCGTGCCGCCGCCGATCAGGGCCGCGATGTGATGGCTGCGCCCGGCTCACCGCTCGATCCACGGGCGCGCGGCTCCAACGCGCTGATCAAACAGGGCGCAACATTGGTGGAAAGCGCGGAAGACGTGATCGCCGCGCTCGAAACACTCGGCCAGGCGCCACGCAGGTTGGCCAGCGCCGCGCCTCTGTTCGCGGCGGCGACGCCGCCCGCGCCTGGTCTGGCGGGCAAGATCGCGGCGCTACTTTCCCCAACCCCCGTCCACATCAACGATCTCGCGCGCATGCTGGAGCAGCCGGCGGGCGTCGTGGCGGCATCTTTGATGGAACTGGAGATGGACGGCCGCGCCGCGTCCTTGCCAGGCGGCTTTGCAGCCACCGCCGGGGCAGCATTTCGTTAA
- a CDS encoding endoribonuclease L-PSP codes for MGRIDTRLQELNITLPTPPAPVASYVPFVIVGNLVHVSGQVSVDASGGIKGKLGDAIEVEQGQAAARLCGLNLLAQVRAACGGDLDRVKRVVKLNGFVNVTADFDPIPQVMNGCSDLMVSVFGDAGRHARSAVGMANLPLNYAVEVDGLFELD; via the coding sequence ATGGGCCGGATTGATACGCGCTTGCAGGAATTGAACATCACCTTGCCGACGCCGCCGGCGCCGGTGGCGTCTTACGTGCCGTTCGTGATCGTCGGCAATCTTGTGCATGTGTCGGGGCAGGTTTCTGTCGATGCGTCGGGCGGTATCAAGGGCAAGCTCGGCGACGCGATCGAAGTGGAGCAAGGCCAGGCCGCGGCGCGGCTGTGCGGGCTCAACCTGTTGGCGCAAGTGCGTGCCGCATGCGGCGGCGATCTTGATCGCGTCAAGCGCGTGGTGAAGCTGAACGGGTTTGTGAACGTGACGGCCGATTTCGACCCGATCCCTCAGGTGATGAACGGATGCTCCGATCTCATGGTGTCGGTGTTCGGGGATGCAGGGCGGCACGCCCGCTCAGCTGTCGGCATGGCCAATCTGCCGCTCAATTATGCGGTGGAAGTCGATGGGCTGTTCGAACTGGACTAG
- a CDS encoding 3'-to-5' exoribonuclease RNase R: MPKKPPRPFEPLTRERVLEAIRASGGTAQKNDLARVLGVGPEDKKALREILRALEEDGTLGRTGRRRYADAQALPERGVMEVIDRDADGEMLARMRGEDGLFGPHVRLAPGDGAGRAGEAAIGIGDRVLARIEQTPDGAQARVIKRLGQSAHRILGVYRTIKDRHGRDFSGGRVVPADRKARNELLIHPEHVGAAKDGDLVLVELASGQRDRAHGPKRGIIKEVVGRESDPRAASILAMHTHGIHEGFSADEQGQADSAEPASLKGRTDLRKLPLITIDPEDARDHDDAVFAQADDDANNKGGWRVWVAIADVSHYVTPGSALDRGAFKRGNSTYFPDRVAPMLPESLSADLCSLRENEDRACLVAEMVFDSEGRKRSHRFTRALMRSAAKLSYEQAQAAIDGKPNEKTAPLLETILKPLWAAYACVWSAREHRQPLDIDAPEHKIIFKDGKVAGVKRRERFDAHKLIEEFMIQANVCAAETLEKHKRPLIYRIHDKPSDEKIAALTDFLPTVDMSWAKGQNVTAGRFNRILHLAETSPNKDIINEVVLRTQSQAVYSPHNIGHFGLNLAHYAHFTSPIRRYADLTVHRALIRALKLGDDGVSDKDEARYDETAQHISETERKSMAAERDATSRYIASFLADRVGSTFEGRVTGVTRFGLFIRLDETQADGLAPIRSLGDEHWNHDETAHALVGDQTGARFPLGMRVEVRLEEATPISGGLLFSVLTDPQPPAPGWRKSRLSKQTRGGPRESDTKRGKRRR; this comes from the coding sequence ATGCCAAAAAAACCACCCCGCCCCTTCGAACCTCTGACCCGCGAGCGTGTGCTCGAAGCCATCCGCGCCTCCGGCGGCACGGCGCAGAAGAACGATCTTGCGCGTGTCCTTGGCGTCGGGCCGGAAGACAAAAAGGCGCTGCGAGAAATCCTGCGCGCGCTCGAGGAAGACGGCACGCTCGGCCGCACTGGGCGGCGGCGCTACGCTGACGCGCAAGCCTTGCCTGAACGCGGCGTGATGGAAGTGATCGACCGTGACGCGGACGGCGAAATGCTCGCCCGCATGCGCGGCGAGGACGGCCTCTTCGGCCCGCACGTGCGCCTTGCTCCCGGCGATGGCGCCGGGCGCGCGGGTGAAGCGGCGATCGGCATCGGCGACCGCGTTCTTGCGCGGATTGAGCAAACACCGGACGGCGCACAAGCGCGTGTGATTAAGCGCCTTGGCCAAAGCGCGCATCGCATCCTCGGCGTCTATCGCACCATCAAGGATCGCCACGGCCGCGATTTCAGTGGCGGCCGCGTCGTGCCGGCGGATCGCAAAGCGCGCAACGAGCTGCTGATCCATCCCGAGCACGTGGGCGCGGCGAAAGACGGTGACCTCGTGCTTGTCGAACTCGCGAGCGGCCAGCGCGATCGCGCGCATGGGCCCAAACGCGGCATCATCAAAGAAGTCGTCGGCCGCGAGTCCGATCCACGCGCCGCGTCAATTCTCGCGATGCACACGCATGGCATCCACGAAGGCTTCAGCGCCGACGAACAAGGCCAGGCCGATAGCGCAGAGCCCGCGTCGCTCAAAGGGCGCACCGACCTGCGCAAGCTGCCGCTGATCACCATCGATCCTGAAGACGCGCGCGACCACGACGACGCGGTGTTCGCGCAAGCTGACGATGACGCCAACAACAAAGGCGGCTGGCGCGTGTGGGTGGCGATCGCCGATGTCTCCCACTACGTGACGCCCGGCTCCGCGCTCGACCGCGGCGCTTTCAAGCGCGGCAATTCCACTTACTTCCCCGATCGCGTCGCGCCGATGCTGCCGGAATCGCTCTCCGCTGATCTGTGCTCACTGCGCGAGAACGAGGATCGCGCCTGCCTGGTGGCGGAAATGGTGTTCGACAGCGAAGGCCGCAAACGCTCGCACCGCTTCACGCGGGCGTTGATGCGATCGGCCGCAAAGCTCTCCTACGAGCAAGCGCAGGCGGCGATCGACGGCAAACCAAATGAGAAGACAGCGCCGCTGCTCGAGACGATCCTCAAACCGCTTTGGGCCGCGTACGCCTGCGTGTGGAGCGCGCGCGAACATCGCCAGCCGCTCGACATCGACGCACCGGAACACAAGATCATCTTCAAGGACGGCAAAGTGGCCGGCGTGAAACGGCGCGAGCGTTTCGATGCGCATAAGCTGATCGAAGAATTCATGATCCAGGCCAATGTGTGCGCGGCGGAAACTTTAGAAAAACACAAGCGCCCGCTGATCTACCGCATCCACGACAAACCAAGCGACGAGAAGATCGCCGCCCTCACGGATTTTCTGCCCACGGTCGATATGAGTTGGGCCAAGGGCCAAAACGTCACTGCAGGGCGCTTCAATCGCATCCTGCACCTCGCGGAAACATCACCAAACAAGGATATCATCAACGAGGTCGTGCTGCGCACGCAATCGCAAGCCGTCTACTCGCCGCACAATATCGGCCACTTTGGCCTAAACCTCGCGCACTACGCTCACTTCACTTCGCCCATCCGCCGCTACGCCGATCTCACGGTGCACCGCGCCTTGATCCGGGCGCTCAAGCTTGGCGATGATGGCGTCAGCGACAAGGACGAAGCGCGCTACGACGAAACGGCTCAGCACATCAGCGAAACCGAGCGCAAGAGCATGGCGGCCGAGCGCGACGCGACCTCGCGCTACATCGCGTCGTTCCTGGCTGACCGTGTCGGCTCTACCTTCGAAGGCCGCGTCACCGGCGTCACACGCTTTGGCTTGTTCATTCGGTTGGATGAAACCCAGGCTGATGGCCTCGCACCGATCCGCTCGCTCGGCGACGAGCACTGGAACCACGATGAGACAGCCCACGCCCTCGTTGGCGACCAAACCGGCGCCCGCTTCCCGCTCGGCATGCGGGTGGAGGTGCGCCTGGAAGAAGCAACGCCCATTAGCGGCGGGCTCCTGTTCAGCGTGCTGACCGACCCTCAACCGCCCGCGCCAGGCTGGCGGAAATCGCGGCTGAGCAAGCAGACGCGCGGCGGACCGCGCGAGAGCGATACGAAACGCGGCAAACGTCGCCGCTGA
- a CDS encoding hypothetical protein (FIG110192), with amino-acid sequence MDGSDALSFQVLDGLTDIARETWDSLANPADAPFDPFLSWDFLQAIEESGCVSAAKGWAPAHLIARDARGAAVGAMPMYAKGHSYGEYVFDHAWADAYERAGGRYYPKLQCAVPFTPVPGRRLLARDADVREALGRAAVSVAQRMDASSVHVTFAPAETAAALRGQRYLRRVGLQYHWHNRGYATFADFLADLSSQKRKTIRRERQRACDGLTIKRLRGAEITSQDWDFFFRCYMDTGSRKWGSPYLNRDFFALLGERMSDTCVLFVAEADGRPLASALNLIGGEALYGRYWGRVADAPFLHFELCYYQAIELAIELGLPRVEAGAQGEHKLARGYVPAPTYSAHWISHGGLRDAVARYLQAETPAVVEEAEILADHTPFKKS; translated from the coding sequence ATGGACGGCTCCGACGCGCTCAGTTTTCAGGTCCTCGACGGCCTGACCGACATTGCGCGCGAGACATGGGATAGCCTCGCCAATCCGGCGGACGCACCCTTTGATCCGTTTCTCTCCTGGGATTTTCTTCAAGCGATTGAAGAGAGCGGCTGCGTCAGCGCGGCAAAAGGGTGGGCGCCGGCGCATCTGATTGCGCGCGACGCGCGCGGCGCGGCCGTGGGGGCGATGCCGATGTACGCCAAGGGGCATTCCTACGGCGAGTACGTGTTCGATCATGCCTGGGCGGATGCTTATGAACGCGCGGGCGGTCGCTATTACCCAAAGCTCCAATGCGCCGTCCCGTTCACGCCTGTGCCCGGGCGGCGCTTGCTGGCGCGCGACGCCGATGTACGCGAGGCGTTGGGGCGCGCGGCGGTCAGTGTGGCGCAGCGTATGGACGCGTCCTCCGTCCACGTGACCTTCGCGCCGGCTGAAACAGCCGCCGCGCTGCGCGGGCAGCGCTACCTTCGGCGCGTCGGGCTGCAATATCATTGGCACAATCGTGGCTACGCGACGTTTGCAGACTTTCTCGCGGACCTCTCCTCGCAGAAGCGCAAGACCATTCGCCGCGAACGCCAGCGCGCGTGCGACGGCTTGACGATCAAACGTTTACGCGGCGCGGAGATCACGTCGCAGGATTGGGATTTTTTCTTCCGTTGCTACATGGACACCGGCTCGCGGAAATGGGGCTCGCCCTATCTCAACCGCGATTTCTTCGCGCTGCTGGGCGAACGCATGAGCGACACGTGCGTGCTATTCGTCGCTGAGGCTGACGGCCGCCCGCTGGCGAGCGCGCTAAACCTGATCGGCGGCGAGGCGCTTTATGGGCGCTATTGGGGCCGCGTGGCTGATGCGCCGTTCCTGCATTTTGAGCTCTGCTATTATCAGGCAATCGAGCTTGCGATTGAGCTTGGCCTCCCACGCGTAGAGGCGGGCGCTCAGGGCGAACACAAGCTTGCGCGCGGCTACGTGCCCGCGCCTACTTACAGCGCGCATTGGATTTCGCACGGCGGCTTGCGCGACGCCGTCGCGCGCTATCTGCAAGCCGAAACGCCAGCAGTGGTCGAAGAGGCGGAAATCCTCGCGGACCACACGCCATTCAAGAAGAGTTGA
- a CDS encoding aspartate carbamoyltransferase: protein MQMTPLRHIASINDLTNEEIAAVFDTAQSFLDTLGDPHIPHRIARGAELANGMMLATLFHEPSTRTRLSFESAMNRLGGRVITSADPATSSTAKGESLADSVRVVSNYADLIVIRHPRDGAARLAAEYAHIPVINGGDGAHEHPTQTLCDLFTLKKKNTSLRGLNIAIAGDLRGSRTIHSFVYALARFGANLVLMPAKGLELPAHVDRRLREEFRCTMAKPPAEAGETNVDALYVTAKEPHQLSLIPEALDIHVKLTSRIDAVYVTRFQKEREPGRNYGAYPTVDAEFLKDAKYAKASVMHPLPRVGELAHALDTDARASYFEQASYGVPIRMALIAMSLGLVKDKSLARFPGGFATTKGAHYEDSARIGLRCRNPNCITHDPLEGSTTRNLFALVPAPTSSKSVLRCHYCETDIDTFIVGDKANRKVQHDAEAIHNMTTKDLTQFVMFTDATVAKESGFT from the coding sequence ATGCAGATGACCCCGCTTCGCCACATCGCCTCGATCAATGATCTCACCAACGAAGAGATCGCTGCTGTGTTCGATACAGCACAATCGTTCCTCGACACTTTGGGCGATCCGCACATTCCCCATCGCATCGCGCGCGGCGCGGAGCTCGCCAACGGCATGATGCTGGCGACACTCTTTCACGAGCCCTCGACGCGCACGCGCCTTTCCTTTGAAAGCGCGATGAATCGCCTTGGCGGGCGCGTCATCACCAGCGCCGATCCCGCCACATCCTCCACCGCCAAAGGCGAGAGCCTCGCCGACAGCGTGCGCGTCGTCTCCAACTACGCCGACCTCATCGTCATCCGTCACCCGCGCGACGGCGCAGCGCGGCTCGCGGCGGAGTACGCGCACATCCCCGTCATCAATGGCGGCGACGGCGCGCACGAGCATCCGACGCAAACGCTTTGCGATCTCTTCACGCTGAAAAAGAAGAACACCTCACTGCGTGGCCTCAACATCGCCATCGCCGGCGATCTGCGGGGCAGCCGCACCATCCATTCGTTCGTCTACGCGCTCGCACGCTTTGGCGCGAACCTGGTGCTGATGCCTGCTAAGGGTCTCGAATTGCCTGCGCACGTGGATCGTCGCCTGCGCGAGGAATTCCGCTGCACCATGGCCAAACCGCCCGCGGAAGCTGGCGAAACCAATGTCGATGCGCTCTACGTCACCGCGAAAGAGCCGCATCAACTCTCGCTGATCCCCGAAGCGCTCGACATTCACGTCAAGCTCACCAGCCGCATCGACGCCGTCTATGTCACGCGCTTCCAAAAGGAACGTGAGCCCGGCCGCAATTACGGCGCCTACCCCACCGTCGACGCTGAGTTCCTCAAGGACGCGAAATACGCCAAGGCGAGCGTGATGCACCCGCTCCCGCGCGTGGGAGAATTGGCGCACGCGCTCGATACCGACGCCCGCGCATCCTATTTCGAGCAAGCCTCCTATGGCGTGCCGATCCGCATGGCGTTGATCGCCATGAGCCTTGGCCTCGTCAAAGACAAATCGCTCGCCCGCTTCCCCGGCGGGTTCGCGACCACAAAGGGTGCGCACTACGAGGACAGCGCGCGCATCGGCCTGCGCTGCCGCAACCCGAACTGCATCACCCACGATCCGCTCGAAGGATCAACCACGCGCAACCTGTTCGCGTTGGTGCCCGCCCCGACCAGCAGCAAATCCGTGCTCCGCTGCCACTATTGTGAGACGGATATCGACACCTTCATCGTCGGCGACAAAGCCAATCGCAAAGTGCAGCACGACGCTGAGGCCATCCACAACATGACAACAAAAGATCTGACGCAGTTCGTGATGTTCACGGACGCAACCGTCGCGAAAGAGTCCGGCTTCACCTAA
- a CDS encoding DNA topoisomerase I yields the protein MSNVVVVESPAKAKTINKYLGADYTVLASYGHIRDLPPKDGSVRPDEDFALEWEIDTKSAKRVKDIADALKGADRLILATDPDREGEAISWHVLEALNNRRALKGKDVQRVTFNAITKDAVRTAMANPRDIDMQLVDAYLARRALDYLVGFTLSPVLWRKLPGARSAGRVQSVALRIISDRELEIEKFKPQEYWQIFADLLTPRGEAVQARISAFDGKKLKRLDITDKDMADRALAAVKAGQFAVSELEAKPTRRNPPPPFTTSTLQQEAARKLGFNASRTMQVAQRLYEGVDIGGETVGLITYMRTDGVQMDESAYRDLRGVIGKDFGDKYVPEQVRRYSSKAKNAQEAHEAIRPTDPTKRPGKIRLDGDQARLYELIWKRAMASQMEAASIERTTVDFTEPKGQVELRATGQVVLFDGFLALYQEGRDDEEDEENRRLPQMRVGDAMKVADAKSSQHFTEPPPRFSEASLVKRLEELGIGRPSTYAAILEKLRERNYVRTDKNRFIPEDRGRVLTAFLENFFGRYVEYDFTADLEEKLDLVSSGDMPWKKLMREFWTDFDQAIQGIGELRIRDVLDALNEALAPHIFAPREDGSDPRSCPTCKTGTISLRLGKAGAFLGCSNYPECKFTRALTPGENDESGITADGKLLGQNDEGVDVFLKNGRFGPYFEMANGGDKPKRASVPKGKALDELDLADALKFLQLPREVGMHPSEGKMVSANIGRYGPYIQMEKTYVNLPSVEDVFEIQMNRAVALFEEKKNNPGKGRFGRAAPAALKELGESPVTGKPIKVMNGRYGAYVTDGETNATLPKEQKPEDVTLDIALPLLAARAEAGGGKKKRPAKKAAAKKEAPTKKEAAKPKAKKAPAKKAPAKKAVAKKAAAKKAS from the coding sequence GTGAGCAATGTCGTCGTCGTTGAATCCCCGGCGAAAGCCAAGACGATCAACAAATACCTGGGCGCCGATTACACGGTGTTGGCCAGCTATGGCCACATCCGCGATCTGCCGCCCAAGGACGGCTCGGTGCGCCCGGACGAGGATTTCGCGCTCGAATGGGAAATCGACACGAAGAGCGCCAAGCGCGTGAAGGATATCGCCGACGCCCTGAAGGGCGCCGATCGCCTCATCCTCGCAACCGACCCTGATCGTGAAGGCGAAGCCATTTCCTGGCACGTGCTCGAAGCGCTCAACAATCGCCGCGCCCTCAAGGGCAAGGATGTTCAGCGCGTCACCTTCAACGCCATCACCAAGGACGCCGTGCGCACGGCGATGGCGAACCCGCGCGATATCGACATGCAGCTGGTGGACGCCTACCTCGCCCGTCGCGCGCTTGATTATCTCGTCGGCTTCACGCTTTCGCCGGTGCTGTGGCGCAAGCTTCCCGGCGCACGCTCCGCGGGCCGCGTGCAGTCTGTGGCGCTGCGCATCATCTCTGACCGCGAACTCGAGATCGAAAAATTCAAACCGCAAGAATATTGGCAGATCTTCGCTGACCTGCTGACGCCGCGCGGCGAAGCCGTGCAGGCGCGCATTTCCGCGTTTGACGGCAAGAAGCTGAAGCGCCTCGACATCACCGACAAAGACATGGCCGATCGCGCGCTCGCCGCCGTGAAGGCCGGCCAGTTCGCCGTGTCCGAACTTGAAGCCAAGCCAACGCGTCGCAATCCGCCGCCGCCGTTCACCACCTCGACTCTGCAGCAAGAAGCCGCGCGCAAACTCGGCTTCAACGCCTCGCGCACCATGCAAGTCGCGCAGCGCCTGTATGAAGGCGTCGACATCGGCGGCGAGACCGTCGGCCTCATCACCTATATGCGGACCGACGGCGTCCAGATGGACGAGAGCGCCTATCGCGATCTGCGCGGCGTCATCGGCAAGGATTTCGGCGACAAGTACGTGCCCGAGCAGGTGCGCCGCTATTCGTCGAAGGCCAAGAACGCGCAGGAAGCGCACGAAGCCATCCGCCCAACCGACCCGACCAAGCGCCCCGGCAAGATCCGGCTCGATGGCGATCAGGCGCGGCTTTACGAACTGATCTGGAAGCGGGCGATGGCCTCGCAGATGGAAGCAGCCTCGATCGAACGCACGACCGTCGATTTCACCGAGCCGAAGGGCCAAGTTGAACTGCGCGCCACTGGCCAAGTTGTCCTGTTCGACGGCTTCCTCGCGCTTTACCAAGAAGGCCGCGACGACGAGGAAGACGAAGAAAACCGCCGCCTGCCGCAGATGCGTGTGGGCGATGCGATGAAAGTGGCCGACGCCAAGTCGAGCCAGCATTTCACCGAGCCGCCGCCACGCTTCTCCGAAGCAAGCCTTGTGAAGCGCCTCGAAGAACTCGGCATCGGCCGGCCGTCCACCTACGCGGCGATCCTCGAAAAGCTGCGCGAGCGGAATTACGTCCGCACCGACAAGAATCGCTTCATCCCCGAAGACCGCGGACGCGTACTGACGGCGTTTCTGGAAAACTTCTTCGGCCGTTATGTCGAATACGATTTCACCGCCGACCTGGAAGAGAAGCTCGATCTGGTCTCCTCCGGCGACATGCCGTGGAAGAAACTGATGCGCGAATTCTGGACGGATTTCGACCAAGCCATCCAAGGCATCGGCGAGTTGCGCATCCGCGACGTGCTCGACGCGCTCAACGAAGCGCTGGCGCCGCACATCTTCGCGCCGCGCGAGGACGGCTCCGATCCGCGCTCCTGCCCGACGTGCAAAACCGGCACGATCTCGCTGCGTCTGGGCAAAGCCGGCGCCTTCCTCGGCTGCTCGAACTATCCTGAGTGCAAGTTCACGCGCGCGCTGACGCCGGGCGAAAACGACGAATCCGGCATCACCGCCGACGGCAAGCTGCTCGGCCAGAACGATGAAGGTGTGGACGTCTTCCTGAAGAACGGCCGCTTCGGCCCGTATTTCGAGATGGCGAACGGCGGCGATAAGCCCAAGCGCGCCAGCGTGCCGAAAGGCAAAGCCCTCGATGAACTCGATCTCGCCGACGCGCTCAAATTTTTGCAGCTGCCCCGCGAAGTCGGCATGCACCCGAGCGAAGGCAAAATGGTAAGCGCCAATATCGGGCGCTACGGGCCCTACATTCAGATGGAGAAAACCTACGTCAATCTGCCGAGCGTGGAGGACGTATTCGAAATCCAGATGAACCGCGCGGTGGCGCTGTTCGAGGAAAAAAAGAACAATCCTGGCAAAGGCCGCTTCGGCCGCGCAGCGCCCGCGGCACTGAAGGAACTCGGTGAAAGCCCCGTGACAGGCAAGCCGATCAAAGTGATGAACGGCCGCTACGGCGCCTATGTCACCGACGGTGAGACGAACGCCACGTTGCCGAAGGAGCAAAAACCGGAAGACGTCACGCTAGACATCGCGCTGCCGCTCCTCGCCGCCCGCGCCGAAGCCGGCGGCGGCAAGAAAAAACGCCCGGCGAAGAAGGCCGCGGCGAAGAAAGAAGCGCCGACGAAAAAGGAAGCGGCCAAACCGAAGGCCAAGAAAGCGCCAGCGAAGAAGGCGCCGGCGAAAAAAGCTGTTGCGAAGAAGGCAGCGGCGAAGAAGGCTTCTTAG
- a CDS encoding acyl-phosphate:glycerol-3-phosphate O-acyltransferase PlsY: MVVLYFILAAVGGYLLGSIPFGLVLTRAAGLGDIRGIGSGNIGATNVLRTGRRDIALATLLLDAGKAAIALLITRAIVGDGAYWTELGLVAGGAAFIGHCFPVWLGFKGGKGVATYFGVLFAGAWPLGLAAGVVWLAVATMFRMSSLAALCAAAIAPVLALIAGFSWSEVIFTLVLAALIFWRHSANITRIRNGTEPKIGASKDKPAEASDVAPSAPAPNSPAPPEAPVVAPSAPAPEPPPSAGP, encoded by the coding sequence ATGGTTGTACTTTATTTCATCTTGGCGGCGGTGGGCGGCTATCTGCTTGGCTCGATCCCGTTCGGCTTGGTGCTGACGCGCGCAGCGGGCCTCGGCGACATCCGCGGGATCGGCTCCGGAAACATCGGCGCAACCAACGTGCTGCGGACGGGACGCCGCGACATCGCGCTTGCAACATTGCTGCTCGACGCCGGCAAAGCAGCGATCGCCCTCTTGATCACGCGCGCGATCGTCGGTGACGGCGCATATTGGACTGAACTGGGCCTTGTTGCCGGCGGCGCCGCGTTCATTGGTCATTGCTTCCCGGTTTGGCTAGGCTTTAAGGGCGGCAAGGGCGTCGCGACGTACTTCGGCGTACTGTTCGCGGGCGCATGGCCGCTGGGCCTCGCGGCGGGTGTCGTTTGGCTCGCTGTCGCGACCATGTTCCGGATGTCTTCGCTGGCCGCTTTATGCGCCGCGGCCATCGCTCCCGTGCTGGCGCTGATCGCTGGCTTCAGCTGGTCGGAAGTTATTTTCACGCTGGTGTTGGCGGCGCTCATCTTCTGGCGCCACAGCGCCAACATCACCCGCATCCGCAACGGCACAGAGCCAAAGATCGGCGCCAGCAAGGATAAGCCCGCGGAAGCTTCAGACGTCGCGCCAAGCGCCCCTGCGCCCAATTCGCCGGCGCCGCCGGAGGCGCCAGTGGTCGCGCCAAGCGCGCCTGCGCCCGAACCGCCACCGTCGGCGGGCCCATGA